In Pseudoalteromonas sp. MM1, a single window of DNA contains:
- a CDS encoding HD domain-containing phosphohydrolase, translating into MSEYIKDRTNLHHFIDISIRLTTEKDASKLLEEILQVVMSISNSDAGTIYSITDDKQLKFETVINKSLDLYLGGASGNPVDFPNIDLFIDGKENETAIVAHAVNSGEIINIPDVYSALPFDMSAARNMDARTGYRTQSMLTIPLKDHTDDIIGVIQLINVKDQHGNIITYSDELVTLIRSFASLGAISLTNSTLIKGMEELFSKFVETIAMAIDEKSPHTGGHCKRVPALTLMLADAVHNIDRGPLANFLMSDADRHELDIAGWLHDCGKIATPDHIMEKSTKLETIFDRIEHIDAKFEVIKRDLEISYQKQIISAMKLNRPIEVLQFERLLDTELKQLSLDRAFLQRVNVGGEFLSDEDFANIDRIASHYHLTINSKDIPLLNADEVENLQIRKGTLTLGERDVMKRHMDVTKNILDTLPFPKHLSNVSEYALGHHEKLDGTGYPQGLTKEQMSVPARLMAIADIFEALSAVDRPYKKAKPVSECLTILGRMVEDNHLDADIFAVFVESEVYKNYIKEYAIAEQLDFVDLAKLPGYSPIK; encoded by the coding sequence ATGTCTGAGTACATTAAAGATAGAACGAATCTTCATCACTTTATTGATATTAGTATTAGGCTAACAACAGAAAAGGATGCAAGTAAACTTCTTGAAGAAATTCTCCAAGTCGTTATGTCTATTTCTAACTCTGACGCAGGGACTATTTACTCTATTACAGATGACAAGCAGCTAAAGTTTGAAACCGTTATTAATAAATCTTTAGACCTCTATTTAGGGGGAGCTTCAGGGAACCCCGTTGACTTTCCTAATATCGATTTGTTTATAGATGGAAAAGAAAACGAAACTGCGATTGTCGCTCATGCAGTTAACTCTGGAGAAATTATTAATATTCCAGATGTATACTCAGCCCTGCCCTTTGATATGAGCGCTGCGCGTAATATGGATGCGCGTACGGGATATCGTACCCAATCTATGTTAACAATACCGCTAAAAGATCATACCGATGATATTATTGGTGTGATTCAGCTTATCAACGTGAAAGATCAACACGGCAATATCATCACTTATAGTGATGAACTCGTCACACTAATACGCTCATTCGCTTCGTTAGGCGCTATATCACTAACAAACTCAACCCTTATTAAAGGAATGGAAGAGCTATTTTCTAAATTTGTCGAAACCATTGCTATGGCCATCGACGAAAAGTCGCCACATACTGGCGGACACTGCAAGCGAGTCCCTGCACTTACTTTAATGCTTGCTGATGCTGTTCATAATATTGACCGTGGTCCATTGGCTAACTTTTTAATGAGTGATGCAGATCGCCATGAGCTAGATATTGCAGGCTGGCTTCATGATTGCGGCAAAATAGCCACACCTGATCACATAATGGAAAAGTCGACCAAGCTAGAAACTATTTTTGATCGTATTGAACACATTGATGCTAAATTTGAAGTCATTAAACGTGATTTAGAAATAAGCTATCAAAAACAAATTATCTCTGCGATGAAGCTCAATAGGCCCATTGAAGTTTTACAATTTGAACGCCTACTCGATACCGAATTAAAACAGCTGTCTTTAGACCGTGCATTTTTGCAAAGAGTTAATGTGGGTGGTGAATTTTTATCAGATGAGGACTTTGCCAATATAGACCGCATTGCATCCCACTATCACTTAACGATTAACAGTAAAGATATCCCCTTACTAAACGCAGATGAAGTAGAGAACTTACAAATACGTAAAGGTACGCTAACACTTGGCGAGCGCGACGTAATGAAGCGCCATATGGATGTAACTAAAAATATATTAGATACGCTGCCATTCCCTAAGCATTTAAGTAATGTGTCTGAATATGCACTTGGGCATCATGAAAAATTGGATGGTACAGGCTATCCGCAAGGATTAACAAAAGAACAAATGTCGGTACCTGCAAGGTTGATGGCTATTGCTGATATATTTGAAGCGCTTTCTGCCGTAGATAGGCCTTACAAAAAAGCAAAACCGGTAAGTGAATGTTTAACAATTTTAGGGCGTATGGTTGAAGATAATCACCTAGATGCTGACATTTTTGCCGTATTTGTAGAATCTGAAGTGTATAAAAATTATATTAAAGAGTATGCGATTGCCGAGCAATTAGACTTTGTTGACCTAGCAAAACTACCTGGGTATTCACCTATAAAATAA
- the fdx gene encoding ISC system 2Fe-2S type ferredoxin, which translates to MPQIIFLPHPELCPDGAALEAPAGETVLDVALKNGISIPHACEKSCACTTCHLVIREGFDSLDESDELEDDMLDKAWGLESESRLGCQAVIRDEDLVVEIPKYNLNIVNEEH; encoded by the coding sequence ATGCCACAAATTATTTTTCTTCCCCATCCGGAATTATGTCCTGACGGTGCAGCACTTGAAGCGCCAGCGGGCGAAACCGTCCTTGATGTGGCCCTTAAAAATGGCATTAGCATTCCACATGCATGTGAAAAATCGTGTGCATGTACTACATGCCATTTAGTGATCCGCGAAGGCTTTGACTCATTAGATGAAAGCGATGAGCTAGAAGACGACATGCTAGATAAAGCATGGGGCTTAGAGTCAGAGTCACGCTTAGGATGCCAAGCAGTTATTAGAGATGAAGACTTAGTGGTTGAAATACCAAAGTACAATCTCAATATCGTTAATGAAGAGCATTAA
- a CDS encoding NAD-dependent succinate-semialdehyde dehydrogenase, which translates to MSDLVFSDSFIDGDFYSTSQRFSVDDPATEKSIVEVSDIDEQGVNSAIKAAQGAFVKLKSTNATERSDTLMRWYDLVIKHKQTLAELMTKEQGKPLKESLGEIDYGAGFIKWFAEEAKRSYGDVIPPTDDTHRLTSFKQPVGVVAGITPWNFPVAMVTRKVAPAYAAGCSFVLKPSEYTPLCALALAYLADQAGFVKGAFNVLVSQDAKTVGKMLTDSEVVRKFTFTGSTGVGKQLLSQCAGTIKRTSMELGGNAPFIIFDNADIDEAIDGLMAAKFRNSGQACVAANRIFIQRSILDEVLSKITPKVAALKVANGFEEDVDIGPLIYPKAKEKVQQLVQDALDKGADLIGDNSDLGGSFQNPLIITNVTTEMDIYHEEVFGPVLTVIPFDEESEVLALANDVPYGLAAYFYSQNIKQIYRISEGLEFGMVGVNEGVISNPVAPFGGVKQSGLGREGGHQGLDEYLEEKYVCIKV; encoded by the coding sequence ATGTCTGATTTGGTTTTTTCTGATTCGTTTATCGACGGTGATTTTTATTCTACAAGCCAGCGTTTTAGCGTTGACGATCCTGCGACCGAAAAAAGTATTGTAGAAGTAAGTGATATAGACGAGCAAGGCGTTAATAGCGCAATAAAGGCAGCACAAGGTGCGTTTGTTAAATTAAAATCAACCAACGCCACTGAGCGAAGTGACACACTGATGCGCTGGTATGATTTAGTAATAAAACACAAGCAAACCCTTGCAGAGCTAATGACCAAAGAGCAAGGTAAACCACTTAAAGAATCATTAGGTGAAATAGACTATGGCGCTGGGTTTATAAAATGGTTTGCAGAAGAAGCTAAACGCAGTTACGGCGATGTGATCCCCCCAACCGACGACACTCATAGATTAACGAGCTTTAAACAACCTGTAGGCGTTGTGGCTGGCATAACTCCTTGGAACTTTCCGGTTGCGATGGTGACGCGTAAAGTGGCACCAGCATACGCAGCTGGCTGTAGCTTTGTGCTAAAACCTTCTGAATATACACCTTTATGTGCTTTGGCATTGGCATACCTTGCCGATCAAGCAGGCTTTGTTAAAGGTGCTTTTAACGTGCTGGTTTCGCAAGATGCAAAAACAGTAGGTAAAATGCTAACAGACTCAGAGGTGGTGCGCAAATTTACTTTTACAGGTTCAACAGGCGTAGGTAAGCAGTTACTTTCTCAGTGTGCGGGTACGATTAAACGTACCTCCATGGAACTTGGCGGAAACGCCCCCTTTATTATTTTTGATAATGCCGATATAGACGAAGCAATCGACGGCCTCATGGCGGCTAAGTTTAGAAACAGTGGCCAAGCATGTGTAGCCGCAAACCGCATTTTTATACAGCGCAGTATTTTAGATGAAGTGCTTAGTAAAATTACGCCTAAAGTAGCCGCATTAAAAGTAGCCAATGGGTTTGAAGAGGACGTAGACATTGGCCCCCTGATTTACCCAAAAGCGAAAGAAAAAGTGCAGCAGCTTGTGCAAGATGCACTTGATAAAGGCGCAGACCTAATAGGGGATAACAGCGACTTAGGCGGTAGCTTTCAAAACCCGCTTATTATTACTAACGTAACGACCGAAATGGATATATACCACGAAGAAGTATTTGGCCCGGTATTAACGGTTATTCCTTTTGATGAAGAAAGCGAAGTACTTGCCCTTGCTAACGATGTTCCATACGGCTTAGCGGCTTATTTTTACAGTCAAAATATCAAGCAGATTTATCGTATTAGCGAAGGGCTTGAGTTTGGCATGGTTGGTGTTAACGAAGGGGTTATATCTAACCCTGTGGCACCGTTTGGTGGAGTTAAGCAATCTGGCTTAGGCCGAGAAGGCGGCCATCAAGGGCTTGATGAATACCTTGAAGAAAAATACGTGTGTATCAAAGTTTAA
- the iscU gene encoding Fe-S cluster assembly scaffold IscU: MAYSDKVIDHVENPRNVGVLDKNDPSVATGMVGAPACGDVMKLQIKVSSEGVIEDAKFKTYGCGSAIASSSLVTEWVKGKTLDEAATIKNTDISAELELPPVKIHCSILAEDAIQAAIADYKSKQAK, translated from the coding sequence ATGGCTTATAGTGATAAAGTAATCGACCACGTAGAAAATCCACGTAACGTGGGTGTTTTAGACAAAAATGATCCGTCAGTGGCAACGGGTATGGTTGGCGCACCAGCATGTGGTGACGTAATGAAATTGCAAATTAAAGTATCGTCTGAAGGCGTTATTGAAGATGCAAAATTTAAAACATACGGTTGTGGTAGTGCAATTGCTTCATCGTCACTTGTAACAGAGTGGGTTAAAGGCAAAACGCTAGACGAAGCAGCAACTATTAAAAACACTGATATCAGTGCCGAGCTTGAATTGCCACCAGTGAAAATTCACTGTTCAATTTTAGCCGAAGACGCAATTCAAGCAGCAATTGCTGATTACAAAAGCAAACAAGCGAAGTAA
- a CDS encoding adenylate/guanylate cyclase domain-containing protein — protein MVISRVYIPKIYRHLFVGLAITLFIAAVELFSSGTLAKLLNRVEGIIYDSRLLLTLPDTPRQLDEAVVIIDIDEKTMQEQGRFPWSREKMADLVNKLTEAGVVVIAFDIFFSEPETNPISQIQARAPDLLKIHKLALNDIKHQVDADTTFAQALNSNDTVLGFLLNNDTYKQQNPLPKTSVVLPQSEQGNLQVTPFLGATVNIPMLQSSATGNGFINAHSENDGFIRKAALVNRIGDKLYPSLALEAARLYTLADNIETRANTQDDMTFFEGVKFHEHWIQTDEYGQIFIPYKGRAKSFQYYSATDVLTKKVAEQQLEGSVAFVGTSAIGLADLRATPVGLQYPGVEVHANIFEGLLHPEILPTQPSWALGATLLIITFVGCCLSVLSYRKSARYIVTLSVSVAGLVILLNFYLWSVQKISLPLFMPLLLISILAAYFVFIGSIAEMKHSKKIKSMFNQYVPPDHIEQLIRQRKQLTQQSIKRNMTVLFADIRSFTALSEGMSANQLSDYLNQYLSATTKVIFDHNGTIDKYVGDMIMAFWNAPLEDSEHAKHSVEAAMAMVAGLTSLNKAFAAQQLPPINIGVGISTGDMYVGDMGSVYRKAYTVLGDAVNLGSRVESLTKFYGIAILVTGETMNACPHIAFRLIDKVQVVGKEKATELYEPIGFTAELNETQLLEIKKSFTAMQHYSNKNWSLALSLFEELSETALLSDHIYHIFIDRIKNTDLQTLAQDWNGAFIHKTK, from the coding sequence ATTGTTATTTCTCGCGTTTATATTCCTAAAATTTATCGCCACCTATTTGTAGGCTTAGCGATTACGCTGTTTATAGCTGCTGTAGAATTATTTTCTAGTGGTACATTAGCCAAGCTGCTCAATAGGGTCGAAGGTATTATTTACGACTCTAGGCTATTGCTAACTTTACCCGATACACCCCGACAGCTCGACGAAGCCGTTGTTATTATCGACATAGATGAAAAAACGATGCAAGAGCAAGGACGTTTCCCGTGGAGCCGGGAAAAAATGGCAGATCTGGTAAATAAACTCACAGAGGCTGGAGTTGTAGTTATTGCGTTTGATATATTTTTTTCTGAGCCAGAAACAAACCCTATTAGCCAAATTCAAGCTAGAGCCCCAGACTTACTAAAAATACACAAATTAGCGTTAAATGATATTAAACATCAGGTAGATGCCGATACCACCTTTGCTCAAGCGCTCAATAGCAACGATACCGTATTAGGTTTTTTATTAAACAACGATACCTACAAACAGCAAAACCCATTGCCAAAAACAAGCGTAGTATTACCACAAAGCGAGCAAGGCAACTTACAAGTAACCCCTTTTTTAGGTGCTACAGTTAATATACCTATGCTACAAAGTAGTGCTACGGGTAACGGATTTATAAATGCCCACAGTGAAAACGATGGGTTTATTCGCAAAGCGGCACTGGTTAATAGAATAGGTGATAAACTCTACCCTTCTTTGGCACTTGAGGCGGCACGTTTATATACCTTGGCGGACAATATCGAAACACGCGCGAATACCCAAGACGACATGACTTTTTTTGAAGGAGTTAAATTTCATGAGCACTGGATACAAACTGATGAGTACGGCCAAATTTTTATCCCGTATAAAGGCCGCGCTAAGAGTTTTCAATATTACTCTGCAACAGATGTATTAACTAAAAAAGTTGCCGAGCAACAATTAGAAGGCAGCGTAGCATTTGTTGGAACCTCCGCAATTGGTTTAGCTGATTTAAGAGCTACACCTGTGGGTTTACAATACCCTGGGGTAGAAGTGCATGCCAATATTTTTGAAGGGCTCCTCCATCCAGAAATTTTACCTACTCAACCTTCATGGGCTTTAGGTGCCACATTATTGATTATTACCTTTGTGGGCTGTTGCTTATCGGTTTTAAGTTATCGTAAAAGTGCCCGCTATATTGTCACGCTTTCAGTGAGTGTGGCAGGATTGGTTATATTACTTAATTTTTATTTATGGTCAGTACAAAAAATTAGCCTCCCGCTATTTATGCCGCTGTTACTTATATCTATTTTAGCGGCCTACTTTGTTTTTATTGGCTCTATAGCAGAAATGAAACACAGCAAAAAAATTAAATCGATGTTTAATCAGTATGTTCCACCTGATCACATTGAGCAGTTAATTCGCCAACGTAAACAGCTTACTCAGCAAAGTATAAAACGAAATATGACCGTATTATTTGCTGATATTAGAAGTTTTACTGCGCTGTCGGAGGGGATGAGCGCAAACCAATTAAGTGATTATTTAAATCAGTACTTGTCGGCAACTACAAAAGTTATTTTTGACCACAATGGTACAATAGATAAATACGTAGGCGATATGATTATGGCCTTTTGGAATGCCCCGCTTGAAGATAGCGAGCACGCTAAACATAGTGTTGAGGCGGCAATGGCAATGGTAGCTGGCCTTACAAGCCTTAATAAAGCATTTGCTGCACAGCAGCTCCCTCCCATTAACATTGGTGTGGGCATAAGCACCGGTGACATGTATGTAGGCGATATGGGTTCTGTATACAGAAAAGCCTATACAGTACTTGGAGATGCGGTTAATTTAGGCTCAAGAGTAGAAAGCTTGACCAAATTTTACGGGATAGCTATTCTGGTTACTGGCGAGACAATGAATGCTTGTCCGCATATTGCATTTCGCTTGATTGATAAAGTACAAGTAGTTGGTAAAGAAAAAGCGACTGAACTTTACGAACCAATAGGCTTTACAGCTGAGCTGAATGAAACCCAACTACTTGAAATAAAAAAGTCGTTCACTGCTATGCAGCATTACAGTAATAAAAATTGGTCACTCGCGCTATCGCTATTTGAAGAGTTGAGTGAAACGGCCTTATTGAGTGATCACATTTACCACATTTTTATTGACCGAATTAAAAATACCGATTTGCAAACTTTAGCACAGGATTGGAATGGCGCCTTTATCCACAAAACAAAGTAG
- the hscB gene encoding co-chaperone HscB — MRYFELFAIPVDYNIDMATINKHYLELQRAVHPDRHANASSRDKLMAVQSTAEINDALQTLKHPVKRAEYMLSELGVDIRAEQQTLQDPMFLMQQMELREELEELASASDPETAIANFESQIKQLKAQYSNELAEQLASNDEAQYQQAADNIRKLKFVYKLKDELERIEDSLFDD, encoded by the coding sequence ATGCGTTATTTTGAGTTATTTGCGATACCGGTTGATTACAATATCGACATGGCCACAATTAATAAGCACTATCTTGAGTTACAACGTGCCGTACATCCAGATCGCCACGCCAATGCGAGTAGCCGCGATAAGTTAATGGCTGTACAAAGCACTGCTGAAATTAACGATGCCTTACAAACACTTAAGCACCCAGTTAAACGGGCTGAATATATGCTAAGTGAGTTAGGTGTTGATATACGCGCAGAGCAACAAACACTGCAAGATCCAATGTTTTTAATGCAGCAAATGGAGCTTCGCGAGGAACTTGAAGAACTCGCATCAGCAAGTGATCCAGAGACGGCTATTGCTAACTTCGAATCACAGATAAAACAATTAAAAGCCCAGTACAGTAATGAACTTGCCGAGCAACTAGCAAGTAACGATGAGGCGCAATATCAACAAGCTGCTGATAACATTCGCAAATTAAAGTTTGTATATAAACTAAAAGACGAACTTGAGCGCATTGAAGACAGTTTATTTGACGATTAA
- the iscA gene encoding iron-sulfur cluster assembly protein IscA: MAVTLTDAAANRVQSFLANRGKGLGLRVGIKTTGCSGLAYVLEFVDELNEDDETFKAKGVTLIVDAKSLVYIDGTELDYTKEGLNEGFKFNNPNQADECGCGESFTV, from the coding sequence ATGGCAGTGACATTGACAGATGCGGCAGCAAACCGCGTACAATCATTTTTAGCAAACCGCGGTAAAGGTTTAGGCCTGCGCGTTGGCATTAAAACGACGGGCTGTTCAGGTCTTGCTTATGTACTTGAGTTTGTTGATGAGCTAAACGAAGATGATGAAACCTTTAAAGCTAAAGGCGTTACCTTAATTGTTGACGCTAAAAGTTTGGTTTACATTGACGGCACAGAGCTTGACTACACAAAAGAAGGTTTAAATGAAGGGTTTAAATTTAATAACCCAAATCAAGCCGACGAGTGTGGTTGTGGCGAAAGCTTTACCGTTTAA
- the hscA gene encoding Fe-S protein assembly chaperone HscA — protein MALLQIAEPGQSAAPHEHKLAIGIDLGTTNSLVATVQSGEARTLTDELGAAMLPSVVRYQAGGITVGSEAAQAATQDPANTLISVKRFLGKTQAEIEQSYGQLPYQFCEDNGSLAIQTQAGKISPVKASSHILAALKARAEQSFGNQEILGAVITVPAYFDDAQRQSTKDAAELAGINVLRLLNEPTAAAVAYGLDSGQEGIIAVYDLGGGTFDISILRLHQGVFEVMATGGDSSLGGDDFDSLLVDYFKKQTQVTSLSPSVLRLFINKAKACKEALSQYAKVNVVLEFDEQKHTVEVTRETFDELAMPLVKKTLRSCRRAVKDAGIENEEVLQVVMVGGSTRMPLVRSQVESFFEKEPLTSIDPDRVVALGAALQADVLVGNKPDSDMLLLDVLPLSLGLETMGGLVEKIIPRNTTIPVARAQEFTTFKDGQTAMSLHVLQGERELVDDCRSLAKFSLKGIPAMAAGAAHIRVTFKVDADGLLSVSAMEKSTGVQAEIQVKPSFGLSDDQVANMLKESMSNAKDDMQARMLKEQQVEALRVIEALEASLASDGDLLDDIQLANLKAEISELAKVRETATQPSDIKAAIEKVDNASSDFASRRMDASIKKALTGQSVDNV, from the coding sequence ATGGCATTATTGCAAATTGCTGAGCCGGGGCAGAGCGCGGCACCACATGAACACAAATTAGCTATAGGGATTGACCTAGGCACCACAAATTCATTGGTTGCAACGGTACAAAGTGGCGAAGCCCGTACACTAACAGATGAGCTTGGTGCAGCCATGTTGCCATCGGTGGTGCGTTATCAGGCCGGTGGTATAACAGTAGGCAGCGAAGCTGCGCAAGCGGCTACACAAGACCCTGCAAATACCCTAATTTCGGTTAAGCGTTTTTTGGGTAAAACCCAAGCTGAAATCGAACAAAGCTATGGCCAGTTGCCTTACCAATTTTGTGAAGACAACGGCTCGCTAGCTATTCAAACCCAAGCGGGTAAAATCAGCCCGGTTAAAGCGTCTAGCCATATTTTAGCTGCGCTCAAAGCACGTGCTGAGCAAAGCTTTGGTAATCAAGAAATTTTAGGTGCTGTCATTACCGTACCGGCTTACTTTGATGACGCACAGCGCCAAAGCACTAAAGATGCAGCAGAGCTTGCAGGTATTAACGTATTGCGCTTATTAAACGAGCCAACCGCTGCAGCAGTCGCTTATGGGTTAGATTCAGGCCAAGAAGGCATTATTGCTGTTTATGATTTAGGCGGCGGCACCTTTGATATTTCAATACTGCGCTTACATCAAGGTGTATTTGAGGTTATGGCAACGGGTGGCGATTCAAGCCTAGGCGGCGATGACTTTGACTCATTACTCGTTGATTACTTTAAAAAACAGACTCAAGTAACGAGCTTGTCTCCTTCAGTGCTGCGCTTATTTATCAATAAAGCAAAAGCCTGTAAAGAAGCGCTTAGTCAGTATGCAAAAGTAAATGTAGTGCTTGAATTTGACGAGCAAAAACACACCGTAGAAGTAACGCGCGAAACCTTTGACGAGCTGGCTATGCCACTGGTTAAAAAAACGCTTCGCTCATGTCGTCGTGCTGTAAAAGATGCAGGCATCGAAAACGAAGAAGTGCTGCAAGTTGTAATGGTGGGTGGTTCTACACGCATGCCATTGGTTCGCAGCCAAGTTGAAAGCTTTTTTGAAAAAGAGCCACTTACCTCGATTGACCCCGATCGTGTTGTTGCATTAGGTGCTGCATTACAAGCCGATGTATTAGTGGGTAACAAGCCAGATTCAGATATGTTATTACTTGATGTATTGCCACTGTCGCTTGGGCTTGAAACCATGGGTGGATTAGTTGAAAAAATAATTCCGCGTAATACCACTATTCCTGTTGCTCGTGCTCAAGAGTTTACTACGTTTAAAGATGGTCAAACGGCCATGTCTTTACACGTGTTACAAGGTGAGCGTGAACTGGTTGACGACTGCCGCTCATTGGCTAAATTTAGTTTAAAAGGCATACCGGCAATGGCAGCAGGTGCTGCACATATTCGTGTTACTTTTAAAGTGGATGCCGATGGCTTGCTAAGTGTATCAGCTATGGAAAAATCAACAGGCGTGCAAGCTGAGATCCAAGTTAAACCATCATTTGGCTTATCTGATGACCAAGTCGCTAACATGCTAAAAGAGTCAATGAGCAACGCTAAAGACGACATGCAAGCGCGTATGCTTAAAGAGCAACAAGTAGAAGCGCTGCGTGTTATAGAAGCACTTGAAGCATCACTTGCCAGCGATGGTGATTTGCTCGATGATATTCAACTTGCTAATTTAAAAGCTGAAATAAGCGAGCTTGCTAAAGTGCGCGAAACAGCCACTCAGCCAAGTGATATTAAAGCCGCAATTGAAAAAGTAGATAACGCTAGCAGCGATTTTGCCTCACGCAGAATGGATGCATCAATTAAAAAAGCCCTAACAGGGCAGTCAGTAGACAACGTTTAA
- a CDS encoding MBL fold metallo-hydrolase has protein sequence MKVKFYGVRGSMPSPGAHTHLFGGNTSCVYVEQTNGTSLILDSGTGIAQLGEKLIKHTTPIAILLTHNHWDHIQGFPFFKPIYQADRDITVVVGDVEDEQSKNAILMQMSGSFFPVSYQNLPANITLNTQLATQKNFTLNNFNVFTAPLNHPGGGTAYCVHAEGKKIAYITDNELAPPGVVKTTVTQWAEFIKDADLLIHDAQFTTEELQLKHGWGHSTFKQVAELAMLACIKNLAIISHDPTRTDDELLAIETHLQANYGEHINIECAREGRTFEFAPSKD, from the coding sequence ATGAAAGTTAAATTTTATGGCGTAAGAGGCTCAATGCCATCTCCGGGTGCACATACCCACCTATTTGGTGGTAATACTTCATGTGTGTATGTTGAGCAAACAAATGGCACAAGCCTGATACTCGACTCAGGAACAGGCATTGCACAGTTAGGTGAAAAGCTCATAAAGCACACGACCCCTATTGCAATTTTACTAACGCATAATCACTGGGATCATATTCAAGGCTTTCCTTTTTTTAAGCCTATTTACCAAGCCGATCGTGATATAACCGTTGTTGTAGGTGATGTTGAAGACGAGCAAAGTAAAAATGCTATATTAATGCAAATGTCTGGCTCGTTTTTCCCGGTTAGCTACCAAAACTTACCAGCAAACATAACACTAAATACCCAGCTTGCTACTCAAAAAAACTTTACTCTAAATAATTTTAACGTATTTACCGCGCCGTTAAATCATCCAGGCGGAGGTACAGCGTATTGTGTACATGCTGAAGGCAAAAAAATTGCTTACATAACAGATAACGAATTGGCCCCTCCCGGTGTTGTTAAAACCACAGTTACCCAGTGGGCTGAGTTTATTAAAGATGCTGACTTATTAATTCATGATGCACAGTTTACGACCGAAGAGCTCCAGCTTAAGCACGGTTGGGGGCATAGTACATTTAAGCAAGTAGCTGAATTAGCAATGCTAGCATGTATTAAAAATTTAGCGATTATAAGCCACGACCCAACAAGAACCGATGACGAGTTACTCGCAATAGAAACACATTTACAAGCAAATTATGGCGAGCATATTAATATTGAATGTGCCAGAGAAGGCCGAACATTTGAGTTTGCGCCAAGTAAGGATTAA